The Vitis vinifera cultivar Pinot Noir 40024 chromosome 12, ASM3070453v1 genome has a segment encoding these proteins:
- the LOC100249189 gene encoding uncharacterized protein LOC100249189 yields MDLDNKSASFSHTCEFIKNDNFGDTTLSLNCFGFGGSNTARIVNTRNSLGVKPSNPPDDGCRLVLGLGPTPNTYCDDYYHVDVNKSKGSATMYPKRLPSEVDSILKLGPSGGVGEFLGLDCSVSVQTDVNSSCHPNQVSDDDNRVLIPVVDEGSTSAKKSGGYMPSLLLAPRMDRKVSMQTQELFELGTKSHHHLSQLSPEPSATTDYSTGTISESATAVTSSDHRNNNPKKCKFMDCTKGARGASGLCIGHGGGQRCQKPGCNKGAESRTAYCKAHGGGRRCQQLGCTKSAEGKTNFCIAHGGGRRCGHPAGCTKAARGKSGLCIKHGGGKRCKIEGCTRSAEGQAGLCISHGGGRRCQYQGCTKGAQGSTMFCKAHGGGKRCIFAGCTKGAEGSTPLCKGHGGGKRCLFDGGGICPKSVHGGTNFCVAHGGGKRCSVPGCTKSARGRTDCCVKHGGGKRCKFENCGKSAQGSTDFCKAHGGGKRCSWGEGKCEKFARGKSGLCAAHSSLVQERETKKGGMIGPGLFHGLVPTATSTGGSSFDNNSSSGVSVISDCINSLEKASKRRQQQLIPPQVLVPLSMKSSSSYSRLVSAERQEEASHGGGIGGSSSNNTAGGKSFNMMMMMIPEGRVHGGGLMSMLGGNLKNACNEV; encoded by the coding sequence ATGGATCTTGACAATAAGAGTGCTTCTTTCTCTCATACTTGTGAGTTCATAAAAAATGACAACTTTGGTGACACTACTTTAAGCTTGAACTGCTTTGGCTTTGGAGGAAGCAACACAGCAAGAATTGTGAATACTCGAAACAGTCTTGGTGTTAAGCCTTCAAATCCTCCTGATGATGGCTGCAGGTTGGTACTTGGTTTGGGGCCAACACCGAATACATATTGTGATGATTATTACCATGTTGATGTTAATAAGAGCAAAGGATCGGCTACCATGTACCCAAAGCGTTTGCCATCTGAGGTTGATTCAATCCTAAAACTTGGCCCTTCTGGAGGTGTTGGGGAGTTTTTAGGGCTTGATTGTTCAGTTTCAGTCCAGACTGATGTGAATTCATCTTGTCACCCTAACCAGGTGTCTGATGATGACAACCGAGTTTTGATTCCTGTTGTTGATGAGGGTTCCACTTCAGCAAAGAAATCAGGTGGCTATATGCCATCACTTCTTTTGGCTCCAAGAATGGACAGAAAAGTTTCCATGCAGACACAAGAACTTTTTGAACTGGGAACCAAATCCCATCATCATCTTTCTCAACTGAGTCCTGAACCGTCTGCTACCACAGATTACTCAACAGGCACTATCTCTGAGTCAGCAACTGCTGTGACTTCTTCAGATCATAGGAACAACAATCCTAAGAAATGCAAGTTTATGGATTGTACAAAAGGTGCAAGAGGGGCATCAGGTCTTTGCATTGGTCATGGGGGCGGACAGAGATGCCAGAAACCAGGATGCAACAAGGGCGCTGAGAGTCGAACTGCCTACTGTAAGGCCCATGGTGGAGGAAGGAGGTGCCAGCAATTGGGATGCACTAAAAGTGCTGAAGGCAAGACAAACTTCTGCATAGCACATGGTGGTGGCAGACGGTGTGGGCATCCAGCAGGGTGCACCAAGGCTGCACGAGGCAAGTCAGGGCTTTGCATCAAGCATGGTGGGGGGAAGAGGTGTAAGATAGAAGGCTGTACTCGAAGTGCTGAGGGGCAGGCTGGATTATGCATTTCTCATGGAGGCGGACGCCGTTGCCAGTACCAGGGATGTACTAAGGGTGCTCAAGGAAGCACCATGTTTTGTAAGGCACATGGTGGTGGGAAGCGTTGCATATTTGCTGGATGCACCAAAGGTGCTGAAGGGAGCACACCGCTTTGCAAGGGGCATGGTGGGGGAAAACGCTGCCTCTTTGATGGTGGTGGGATCTGCCCAAAAAGTGTACACGGAGGCACAAATTTTTGTGTTGCCCATGGTGGTGGAAAAAGATGTTCCGTTCCAGGCTGCACCAAGAGTGCACGTGGCCGCACTGATTGTTGTGTTAAGCATGGTGGAGGGAAGCGGTGCAAGTTTGAAAACTGTGGAAAGAGTGCCCAAGGTAGCACAGACTTCTGCAAAGCTCATGGTGGGGGAAAGCGATGCAGCTGGGGAgaaggaaaatgtgagaaatTTGCAAGGGGAAAGAGTGGGCTATGTGCTGCACACAGTAGCCTGGTTCAGGAGCGGGAGACAAAGAAAGGAGGTATGATAGGACCAGGACTCTTCCATGGGCTCGTACCTACTGCTACCTCAACTGGTGGAAGCAGCTTTGACAACAATTCCTCATCAGGAGTGAGCGTCATCTCAGACTGCATCAACTCACTGGAAAAGGCTTCTAAAAGACGACAGCAGCAACTCATACCCCCTCAGGTATTGGTTCCTCTATCAATGAAGTCCTCATCATCTTATTCAAGGTTGGTGAGTGCTGAGAGGCAAGAGGAAGCAAGCCATGGTGGGGGCATTGGTggcagcagcagcaacaacacTGCTGGGGGCAAGAGCTTCaacatgatgatgatgatgatcccTGAGGGAAGGGTCCATGGTGGCGGCCTCATGTCAATGCTGGGTGGGAATCTGAAGAATGCGTGCAATGAGGTCTGA